The DNA sequence AAGCGTTGACAGGGGGTGGCATTAAGAATATAGTAGATGACCTTATTAAGACGGGGAGGACAGCGCCCTTGGCCCGCAGCGTCGTGTTCTTGTCCCTGGTGGCTTTCATCTTCGTGGGATGCGAGGCCCTGAAGACATCCAAGCCCATCTTCCCTCAGAAGGAGTACGAGAAGCTCCTGGTGGGCAGGTATGACGCGGACTACGTGGGCACGGACAACTGCCTGCGGGCCTGCCACTACCACGACAAGATACGCGAGGACTTCGAGGCCAGCACCATGGGGGCCCAGATGTCGCCCCGGACGGGCCTGCCCCTTGTGGACTGCGAGACCTGTCACGGCCCGGGGAGCTTGGCCATCGAGGGCCTCACGGAGGAGAAGGTCCGAAAGGCCGCCGAGGAGGGCAAGCAGCTGGCCTGCGACTACAAGACCTTCATCGACATCAAAAACCTTCCCCCTCCGGCACAGAGCCTTCTGTGCCTGAAGTGCCACACCAGAAACGCCACCTTCAACCTCCACGCCTGGAGCGGCGGCGCCCATGCCGAGGCCGGTGTCTCCTGCCTGGACTGCCACAATGTCCACGCCGGCCCCGACCTCATGGTTGCCCCCCGGGAGACCTCCGCCATGTGTTACGGGTGCCACGAGGAAAAGAGGATGGAATTCTCCCTCCCCAGCCACCACCCCGTCCCGGAGGAGAAGGTCTTCTGCACGGACTGCCACCAGCCCCACGGCACCATGGGGGAGAACCTTCTGAGGGGAGACACCGTAGCCGCCACCTGTGCCCGGTGCCACCAGGAGAAGGCGGGGCCATACGTCTTTGAGCATGCCGACCTGATGGAAGACTGCACGGAGTGCCACGTTCCCCACGGCTCGGTCCATAACAATCTTCTTCAGGAGAACCAGCCTTTCCTCTGCCTGCAGTGCCACGAGGGGCACCAGACGGACCCGGCCGCCCCCGTCGAGTCGGCCGGGGCCTTTTTCACCCGGTGCACGGACTGCCACTCGCGCATCCACGGGACCGACATCCCTTCACCGGGCGGCAGAGGGAGGTTCATCCGGTGAGCCGTCCCCGCGGGCGCCCTCTGGCGGGCATTTTCTTCCTTGCCCTGGCCCTTCTGGGCCGGGCGGCCTTTGCCGACGAGGGCCTGTATACCTATCCGGACATCCCGCCCCATCTGGAGCTCAGGGGCGGCTATAGGCTGGTGGGCGTGGAGGGGTCTCCCCGTGCCGCCGAGTACGAGTACCTCAGGGACAGCCTGCAGGGCGGCGTGAGCCTGGTGGCCTTCCCCTTCCCGCACCGGATTCATCTGGAGACGGACGTCCTCAACAAGAAGGACATATACGGGGACCTGCGCTATGCCTACAGCGACATGGTCCTTGCCCGGTGGGTGAAGCGCTCGCTCTTTCATAACCTTAATAACGTCGTCCTGGTGAGCCTCGGCCCCTCCTCCGTCGTGGAGCGGCGGAATAAGGGGGAGGAGTTTCATCTGGACGTGGACATCGACGATGCCTTCCTTCGCCTGAAGGCCCACACCTTTCCACTGCACGTTTTCGCCGAGAACCTTTACGTCAGCCGGGAGGGGGACGTCCAGCAGCGGTTCCTTGGCGGGTCGGGCTTCTTCAACGACCTCAGGCGCGTCTCGGAGCGCAGGCACATAGACTGGGAGACGCGGCAGTACCGGGTAGGGGCCAACAGCCACCTGGGGCCCGTGGAGGCGGAGTACTCCCATACGGAGATGCGGTTCGACTCCGGCGGGGGAAGATTTTCCACCGAAAGCTACACGGCGGCCGTGGGCTCCACGGGCACCATCAGCCCGGCGGGTGTCTTTCCCCACGGCCTTGTCCCCGACCTGGAGGGCTCGACCAACACGGTCAGGCTCCATACCTCCCACACGGGCAGGGTGGTGGCCGCCGTCACGGTGAGCGACACCGACAGGACGAACACGGTAAGCGGGGCCGAGGCCGAGTCTTTCCTGGGGGCCGGCTCCCTCCGGCTCATACCCATGCAGGGGCTTACCCTGCGGGTGCGCTACCGGGTGCTGGACGTGGATGTGGAAAATCCCTCGGCGCTTCCCGACGACTACCTGGGCTTTACGGCCTTCACCCCTCTGACCGGCATCAAGCCTTCCCTTTCCCGGACGGACCAGATGCTCTCCACCTCCCTGTCCTACAGGGTGCGGGCCACCCTGGTCAAGGTCGATTACCTCTACAGGGAGATAGACCGGGAGAACGCCCGCCTCTGGGACCTCCCGGAGACCACCAGCCGGAACGAGGTCACCCTGTCGGTGAGGACCCGCCTTCGAAGGAGGCTCAAGGGAAGCGTCCGCTACACCCATCGTGAAGTGGACGACCCCGCGTATAACACCTCCCCGGACCGGGCCGACCGGGCCAGGGTCTCCCTTACCTGGCATGCCCTGGAGAGGCTCCAGGGGACCCTCCATTACGACGTCCTCTTCGAGGGGCGCGACCATGTCTCCTTCGAGGGCGTGGATGCGGGGGACCGGGACCGCAGGCGGGACAAGGTGGCCGCACTGCTTGCCTACGGGATGAACGAGAAGGTTTCCGTCTCCACCGGGTACGCCTACATCCGGAACCGGGTGACGCAGGGGGCGGTGGCCGGTGGTGTTCTGTCCCCCCGTGTCCGTTACAGGGACGAGGCCCACAACGTCTTCGCGGGGGTGCAGGTGGTCCCTCTCCGGAACCTCACGCTGCGCACCTCCGCCAGCCATACCCTGAGCCGGGCGCATTACGGGGATTTCTCCATCCCCGTCTCCGTGGTGGAGCTTGCCGAGGTGAAGGTCGCCCAGAACCAGGTGGACGTTGCCGCCCGGTACGCATTCGGCCGCGGATGGGGCCTGGCGGGCCGGTGGCGCTACCTGCAGTTCGACAACAGGGCCGAGACCCCCCTGAACCCCACTGTGCAGGACGGCGAGGTCCACATCGTCATGCTCACCGCCTCCAAGAGCTGGAACTGACGCCGCCCAGGGTTGCCAGGGCGGCCCGGCACCTTTGTTCTTGAGGGCCTACCGTCTTTCCCCTTCCCTCCTTGTCTGCCGCCATTTATTCTTTCTTTCGCTTCGAAATCAATCTTGAGACAGGTTCTAGTGGCGTCCCCGAAATACTTTGCAGAAATTCTCCAACGTCATTCCCCGACGTGATCGGGGAATCCAGCCTTTTCAAGGACTTCTGGATTGTCCGGTCAAGCCGGACAATGACAAATACATTTGGGACGCCACACTAGTGTGATACAATAATAGTGAAGAAGGAGGAACGCTCATACCGGCAGTACACGGCAACATATCGGGCCTCAAGCGGAGCGAGAAGAGCGCTCTGGAGAGGCTTTACCGCAGAAGGATACCCCCCCGCAGCATCGTCACCCCCGAAGTGGCCCGCACCCTGTCGGCATTGTCGAGGACCCTGAACAGGCAGATAGGGCTTCTCGTCACCCGCGAGGGCGCGGTGGCCGAGGTCATCGTGGGCGACGCCCGGGGGATTTTCATTCCGTCCCTGGAGGCCTTCCCCCTGGGGAGGCGGCCCCTGAGGGGTTTGCGCCTCGTGCACACGCATCTCCGGGGGGAGCCCCTGAGCCGGGACGACCTCACCGACCTGGCCTCCCTGAGGCTCGACCTGGTGGCGGCCATCGACGTCGAGGACGAGGCCCTCTCCCGTGTCCGGGTGGCCCATCTTACCCCCCAGGGAGTGGAGAAGACCGAGGAGGACCTCCACAGGGGCCGGTTCGACGTGGCCGGTTTCGTGCGGGCCATGGAAGAGGAGATGAACCGCCGGCGGGTCTTCGAGCAGTCGGACCCCCGGGAAAGGGCCATCCTCATTGGGGTTTCCAGGGCGCCCCGCTACGAGCAGGAAGACTCCATGGACGAGCTGAGGGAACTGGCGGAAAGCAGCGATGTCCTCGTCCTGAACACCGTCATTCAGAGGCCCAAGCGGGTAAACCCCCGCTACCTGGTGGGCGAGGGGAAGCTCAAGGAAATCGTCATCGACGCCCTGAACATGGGCGCCACCCTGCTTATCTTCGACCAGGACCTCACGCCCTCGCAGATGAAGGCCATCACGGAGCTTACCGAGCTGAAGGTGATAGACCGTACGCAGCTCATCCTGGACATCTTCGCCCGGCGGGCCCACAGCCG is a window from the Nitrospirota bacterium genome containing:
- the hflX gene encoding GTPase HflX, which produces MPAVHGNISGLKRSEKSALERLYRRRIPPRSIVTPEVARTLSALSRTLNRQIGLLVTREGAVAEVIVGDARGIFIPSLEAFPLGRRPLRGLRLVHTHLRGEPLSRDDLTDLASLRLDLVAAIDVEDEALSRVRVAHLTPQGVEKTEEDLHRGRFDVAGFVRAMEEEMNRRRVFEQSDPRERAILIGVSRAPRYEQEDSMDELRELAESSDVLVLNTVIQRPKRVNPRYLVGEGKLKEIVIDALNMGATLLIFDQDLTPSQMKAITELTELKVIDRTQLILDIFARRAHSRDGKVQVELAQLRYRLPRLTGKGTAMSRLMGGIGGRGPGETKLEVDRRRVRDRIALLEKQLEGLSAARRQRKQRRVARGVPIVSIVGYTNAGKSTLLNGLTRSATFVEDKLFATLDTASRRLRFPREREVVVTDTVGFIRDLPRDLMAAFRATLEELADADVLLHVVDVSNPRFEQHIASVRKVLADLGVGGKEEVLVFNKMDKLDPQTARRLASRHGAVAVSALDPSTFGPLLRATEEAVWREKLVESHV
- a CDS encoding DmsE family decaheme c-type cytochrome, giving the protein MARSVVFLSLVAFIFVGCEALKTSKPIFPQKEYEKLLVGRYDADYVGTDNCLRACHYHDKIREDFEASTMGAQMSPRTGLPLVDCETCHGPGSLAIEGLTEEKVRKAAEEGKQLACDYKTFIDIKNLPPPAQSLLCLKCHTRNATFNLHAWSGGAHAEAGVSCLDCHNVHAGPDLMVAPRETSAMCYGCHEEKRMEFSLPSHHPVPEEKVFCTDCHQPHGTMGENLLRGDTVAATCARCHQEKAGPYVFEHADLMEDCTECHVPHGSVHNNLLQENQPFLCLQCHEGHQTDPAAPVESAGAFFTRCTDCHSRIHGTDIPSPGGRGRFIR
- a CDS encoding MtrB/PioB family outer membrane beta-barrel protein translates to MSRPRGRPLAGIFFLALALLGRAAFADEGLYTYPDIPPHLELRGGYRLVGVEGSPRAAEYEYLRDSLQGGVSLVAFPFPHRIHLETDVLNKKDIYGDLRYAYSDMVLARWVKRSLFHNLNNVVLVSLGPSSVVERRNKGEEFHLDVDIDDAFLRLKAHTFPLHVFAENLYVSREGDVQQRFLGGSGFFNDLRRVSERRHIDWETRQYRVGANSHLGPVEAEYSHTEMRFDSGGGRFSTESYTAAVGSTGTISPAGVFPHGLVPDLEGSTNTVRLHTSHTGRVVAAVTVSDTDRTNTVSGAEAESFLGAGSLRLIPMQGLTLRVRYRVLDVDVENPSALPDDYLGFTAFTPLTGIKPSLSRTDQMLSTSLSYRVRATLVKVDYLYREIDRENARLWDLPETTSRNEVTLSVRTRLRRRLKGSVRYTHREVDDPAYNTSPDRADRARVSLTWHALERLQGTLHYDVLFEGRDHVSFEGVDAGDRDRRRDKVAALLAYGMNEKVSVSTGYAYIRNRVTQGAVAGGVLSPRVRYRDEAHNVFAGVQVVPLRNLTLRTSASHTLSRAHYGDFSIPVSVVELAEVKVAQNQVDVAARYAFGRGWGLAGRWRYLQFDNRAETPLNPTVQDGEVHIVMLTASKSWN